The DNA segment TGATCTCCTGCAGGTATTGCAAGCAAATACTACAAGGCTAATTACTGGGATACTCGATGAGTCATAAATCGAAGAGAAATATAAACAACGTTGTGATTTGAAACAATTCGAGTCTTTGCTTTGCTAAGCTCCGATTCTTCAAACATTGATTGCGTTTGTCGGTATGGCTGGACAGAAAGTCGCCTTTGAGTCATTGCCCAAGGGACGCAATGACTCAAAGGTTCCAAGGAAAGCCAGAATTTCAGCTCTGAACGGAGTGATGAGGTAGCTTTAGTCGCTAGATAGCTCTATTACCGTGTTATAAGGACCCATTTCACGAGCTATCCGCCCTTGCGAGTACCCAGCAGCTTATAGTTCGGCCAGTTGGTCTTTCCATTGTTCAAAGCCATCGGGACGACTTAGAATCTTTCCTTGCGATTGCACTCGTTGGAGTCCTGCCTGCGTTCGCTCAGAAATTCGGACTGCTTCTTGTTGCGCGAGGTAGGCTAGAACTCCCACAACGATGTGGGCCACCAATTCATTCTCGGTATCCAGCAGTGGTTCAGTGTAGCTCTTGAATCTACAGCCTAGATTGCTGAGTTGCTGGAGGTAGGCGATCGTCTTGCGGATGCCTTCGCGACTAAAGCGCTCGAGCGACCAGAACAGCAGTACATCAAACTTTCGCTTTGCCGCATCCTCAAACATGCGGTTGAAGCCGTCGCGCTCACGCTTACCCTTTCGGCCCGATTCGCGATCAATGTAGGTTTCAACAATCTGCCAACCTTGGCGATCGCAAAATTCTTGAAGTTGCAAAAGCTGGTTATCAGTATCTTGTCCCTTATCGACCGTTGAAATCCGAAGGTATAGGGCACAAGTTGTTTGCTTCATGCAGCAAGGCTATCAAAAAAGGACCGTTTTTTGATAGAGCCTCTACTCAAAACTCCGACTCTGATTTAAGGTCGTTTCAGCCTCATCAAGTCATACCCCTTATCTGATAAGCCTTGATGGCTTAGTCCGTCATTAGCGATCGCTTGGGTCTGGTAGGGGTCAG comes from the Trichocoleus sp. FACHB-46 genome and includes:
- a CDS encoding recombinase family protein, which gives rise to MKQTTCALYLRISTVDKGQDTDNQLLQLQEFCDRQGWQIVETYIDRESGRKGKRERDGFNRMFEDAAKRKFDVLLFWSLERFSREGIRKTIAYLQQLSNLGCRFKSYTEPLLDTENELVAHIVVGVLAYLAQQEAVRISERTQAGLQRVQSQGKILSRPDGFEQWKDQLAEL